The nucleotide window TACAATCGTCTACCTGCCTTACCTCATTACTGTCCCAACCATCATCGACCAGATTGCTGTGGCCGGCTTCAAGGCTTATATCAAGTCCAAGCCCCGCCCTCTGCAGCTGTCCCCTGGTGAAGTCGAACGTTTCGTTGATTCTCAAAAACCAACTGTTTCATCACCATCAGAGACTTCAGAGGAGACTGAAATCTTCATTGACACAACACTTGTCGCGCTCAGGGTGAAAGGCATGCACTGCAATTCCTGTGTGGTCAATATCCAGGACAATATCTCTATGCTGCCTGGTGTCTCCTCGGTGGAGGTCTCtctggagaaggagaaggtcTCCATCTGCTACGATCCTCTAAAGATCACAGTGCCTCAGCTGCAGCAAGCAATTGAGGCGCTGCCCCCGGGAAACTTCAAGACTCAACCCTGGGACTCTTCTGGCCTTCTCAGTCCTGCATCCACATCGCTCACACCTGCCTTATCATCGCCTTGGCCTGCGGGAGCAACCCAGGCCAAACCTGCTGCCTCACAGCCTTGTTTTACCCAGCCTCTGGCATCTGTAGTTAATATTCACATTGAAGGCATGACATGCAACTCCTGTGTCCAGTCCATTGAAGACATGATCTCCCAAAGGAAGGGGGTGGTGTCGGCCCAGGTGTCTCTGGCTGATCACCAGGGGATCTTTGAGTATGATCCCCTCCTGACCACACCAGAGGAGCTGAGGGCGGCCATAGAGGACATGGGATTTGACTCCTTCCTACCTGGTGAGAGGACAAATGGTGTGGTTGTTGAGACAGCAAATTTCTCACATGGTGAATTGACCAAAGcagttttacttgtgttttaaCTAGAAAATTGCTTGTAGATGGTCTAAAGATTAACTTTGTTGCCTCTGGATGTTCCCCAGCTGTTAAAGTATCGCTTCCTACAAGTAGCTTCTGTCAGTGGGGGTACCTGAACCGCAAGGTTGAGATATCATAGCTAACTGCTAATTTTGCTTCCCTTTTAATAACTATAATTTGTTCTCCACAGAAACCAATTCTCTGCTGCCTGCACCAGATCCCCGTCTCTCAAAGTCTTCAAGTCTCGTACCTGTGAAAGACAAGGAACTGGACAGTGACCTATACAAAGAAACCCACCAGGGACGCAACAGAGACAAGCACGCTAAATGCTATATTCAGATCGGAGGGATGACCTGTGCCTCCTGTGTCGCAAACATTGAGCGAAACCTCAAGAATGAACCTGGtctgtaaagacaaaaaaaatattttatgtattttactgAGGAGTAACTATCTCATTGCCTTCACTTGGAGCTTAAGAGCGAATATTTGATTTTGTGCAGGTATCTACTCTGTTCTGGTGGCGCTAATGGCCAGTAAAGCAGAGGTGCGTTATAACCCTGAAGTCATCGACCCTGTGAAGATAGcagagtgtgtgaaagagctggGCTTCGCTGCCTCTGTGATGGAGAACTACGAGGGATCAGATGGAAACCTAGAACTAGTGGTGAGTCAGTGTGAGCTTGCATTGACATGTTTGCTTTgtattaaaaagacaaaatacattCACTGCAATAATAAATTTCCACAATATGAAAtctataaataaacatttacatcaCTATTTGAGAAGAATGTTGAATACATGCAGCCTCCTTTTCATTAGATGAAATGAATCATACCAGTTCCTCACTTCATACCCtctttaatatatttttgtccCTTTCTCTACTTGTGCTCCTCTTCACCTTCTTTCAGGTCAGAGGAATGACGTGTGCCTCTTGTGTTCACAAAATCGAATCCAGCCTTATGAGAGAAAAGGGGATTATATATGCCTCAGTTGCCTTGGCAACCAACAAAGCACATGTCAAGTACGACTCAGAAATTATAGGGCCCCGAGATATCATCAAGTTGATCGAGGTACTGCTCCTGCCTCTGACTGTTATTTCAGCAtttgttcagttattttttatcagtgttcTTTATTGCTTGTTGACTCcagtttatattttttacagttttatatcAGTGAATTAGTGAAATTCTTCATACATTTGAAGTGCTAAATCACAAGGGCTTGAGATTTGATCAGAAGTTTGACTGTTGTTTATAGAATCTCGGGTTTGAAGCATCTTTGGTAAAGAGGGACCGCACTGCCAGTCACCTGGACCACAGCAAAGAGATACAACAGTAAGTAACatttttttgcatgttgtttATGCTTGTTTGCCTGTTTCAATCTGTTTCTAAAACTCTTACTTTGTTCATGTGGCAGCTGAGTTTATGAGATTTAACTGGAACTTGAATTCCTATCATatctaatgtttgtttttttaatgacaacTCAACAATTAATCTTAATTTTCCTCAGAAAAGAGTTCTGTTTTTAGGCCCTGCAGCTGCTAAAAATGCTTGTACACCCCTGCTTAACATTACTCAGTGGTTTCAGCTATTGCAACATCCAGTTTTTCCATATAGCTTGGACCATTAATGccaaagaaaatataaatcagGCCTTGTTTAAGGGTTAGAGCCTATTAGGCTGGTTATTAGAGGCATACTGGTACAAATGTGTATATGGATGAACTTGGGTGTCTTCAGTGTTGTATATATGCAGTATTGATGGGCTGATGCTTGACATAGTTATTAGGACTCTTCATGTACATTTGCATTGTCCTGTAATAaggagaattttaaaaagtagataaaaaataaaatccatttctaacacacaaatattttcaCTCTAAGGTGGAGGAAATCTTTCCTGGTGAGCTTGATTTTCTGTGTGCCTGTGATGGGCATGATGATGTACATGATTATCATGGACCACCAGATGAATGCTTCACATCAGCACAATGCCACGGCGGAGGACCGCAACCATTACCACTCCACCATGTTCCTGGAGAGACAACTGCTCCCCGGCCTCTCCATCATGaacctcctctccttcctcttttgcGTGCCTGTACAGGTAAATCAGAGGGATTAAATGCAGTTCCAGCACTTAttcagtggagacagaggagtCTGAATGAAATGTCTGTGGTTCAGTGGACATAAGCTTTTCTGCTTTTCCCCTCCTCAGTTTATTGGAGGTCGCTACTTCTACATTCAAGCCTACAAAGCAGTCAAACACCGATCTGCCAACATGGATGTGCTAATAGTTCTGGCTACTTCCATAGCCTTCACCTATTCACTGGTCGTCCTAATAGTGGCCATGGTGGAGAAGGCTAAAGTCAACCCCATCACCTTCTTTGACACGCCACCCATGCTCTTTGTCTTCATTTCTCTGGGACGCTGGCTGGAACAGATAGCCAAGGTTAAACTCATGATTATTATCGATATCTATTACGTTTAATGTACCTTTTTAAGATGTTAAAATGAATGACCTTATTTGAAACTAATAGTCTGTTGGAAATTGTTTTGTGTGCCTGCTTATTCCATCCAGAGCAAGACGTCTGAGGCTTTGTCCAAACTCATGTCTCTACAAGCTACGGAGGCCACAGTGGTCACTCTTGGCAGTGACAACTCTATTCTCAGGTATGTCTTGTCCTTCTCAAGTTCTTGTTTACTAGAACCTTTCGTATCTTTAGTTGGTTTTAGATAACAACATATGTAAATACTTGCTGTTGAAATGTCAGTAGAAAGGTCTAACATGGCAAAACAAAGGGTGTATAAACAAGCTGTGAGTGATTTTCCACAGTAAGaataacacaaatatttttgtcttttccaacTGGGATTCAGCTGTAGTCCTGTGTGACTTCAGAAGACAAACTAGTCATTCCTAAAATATCATGACATCATACTTTGGTATTATTTTAGGATTGCCCAGTGCTAATATCTCAAATGGCTTTGCTCAAAAATGGGAAATAAAACtagaaatattatatattatattatagtatttttttatattatagtATTTTAGAAAATCCTGCTGAGAGGAATCTGATTTAACAAAACTGTACAtcattatataattatataatatataattacaGTGATagtgaaaaacatttacattttttgacatccaTATGTGTTGTTCAGTGAGGAGCAGGTGGATGTCGAGCTGGTGCAGAGGGGCGATGTGGTGAAAGTCGTACCTGGAGGGAAGTTTCCAGTAGATGGGAGGGTCATCGAGGGACACTCCATGGCAGATGAGTCTCTCATCACAGGTTGGTTGCAGTGAGTTAGAAATCAAGTGACTAATTAATGGCACCATATAAGTAGGGTGGCAATGATATGCTAAAATGTAACTATTCAGGTGAAGTGAGCCAATAAAAGAGAttctgaaaaatgtaaacatcagcaAGGTTCTTGTACTATAATTTCAAACATTGTTGCATCCACATTTCTTCATTGGTGAAATCTATTGACACGGACCACAACAATTATCAGCCTTAATTTATCACATTGTTAGTATTTGATTATAGAATAACTTTAGAATATGAAATGATCATTTGACAGCACCATCAAGCATGTATGGTTTTATTTGATATGTGGTTTCTGCCAAAGCACCAGTATTTCTGACCAcctcctgtttcctgctgcCTTGTACCGTTGTGTTTTCTGACCAGCTGTTGCTTTGTGAATCCAGGTGAGGCCATGCCAGTGACTAAGAAGCCCGGGAGCTCTGTTATTGCAGGCTCCATTAACCAAAATGGCTCTCTGCTTGTCAGTGCTACACATGTTGGCATGGACACGACACTGTCTCAGATTGTCAAACTAGTGGAGGAGGCTCAAACGTCAAAGGTGAGTAATGTGATTTGAGATCTGCACTGTGTCTGCATTCTCTGCTGGTAACATTGGACAGGTGTGTAacttctgacattttatttttcaggctCCCATCCAGCAGTATGCAGATAAGATTAGTGGCTATTTTGTACCCTTCATTGTCGGCATATCCGTCGTTACGCTGCTTGCCTGGATCATCATTGGGTTTTTGGACTTCTCGCTAGTGGAGAAATACTTTCCAGTGAGTCCTAGTCTACTCAGTATAGCATCAGGAAATGACATCTATTGTAACTTCTCCTTTTTTACTGCTTTGTCACTGCATCTGATTTTGTTCCTTATTACCATTGAACTCTTTTCAGTGAACTTTGAATAGATTGTAATTAATTAGAAACAAAAGCTAACAGCcccattttcctctctgcagggtTATGACAAGAGCATTTCCAGGGCTGAGGCGGTGATTCGCTTCGCCTTCCAGGCCTCCATAACAGTGTTATGCATTGCTTGTCCCTGTTCCCTTGGCTTGGCAACCCCGACAGCTGTCATGGTGGGCACAGGGGTTGGGGCCCAGAATGGTATTCTGATAAAGGGAGGAGAGCCACTCGAGATGGCACATAAGGTGTGTTAATGATGATGCTCTGACACCCCTGATACTGTCTGTTGTCAGCCATTTATGTAACAGACCAACTGTCAATTTAAACACATGATGAACTGGTTCTGGTTTAATATGTTGCACAACCACATTAGTCTGGATATTATCCTGATTAAATATcctaaaacatttaaaaatcagtcTGATAGTATTTATTGTTGACTTGTATTATTTCTCCTTTTATGTGCAGGTCCAGTCAGTGGTGTTTGATAAGACTGGGACCATCACATATGGTGCTCCAAAGGTTATCCAAGTCAAGATAGTTGTGGAGGGGAACAAGATGCCTCGTTCCCGTCTGCTTGCCATCGTGGGTACAGCTGAGAACAACAGTGAACACCCTCTGGGAGCAGCTATCACCAAATACTGCAAACAGGTCCGTCTATACCTTAAGTTTAACCCCCCACTCTTCACTTTCTGGAAATCTCAAGATGACTTGGTCCTCTATGTGGTCtatatttgtaaaatgttctgtctgtgtgcaggagCTCGGGACAGAGTCTCTTGGCGCGTGCACAGACTTCCAGGCGGTGCCGGGCTGTGGCATCCGTTGTCTGGTCAGCAACACGGAGAGCCTGCTGAAACAGGCGGACAGCGACAGCGAGGACAACAACCAGCGCAACAGCGTCCTCGTCCAGATCAGTGACACTCGGATAACCACAAGCTCCCATCCACTCATCATGGACCCACAGCCGCTCAGTAAGCTGAGAAATGAAGCCCTGCAACATTGTAGTAGTCATGTATTCAGcagaagtaatgtaaaatgtaaaaagtattgCAATTATGAATTTAAGAAACGATGGAATTAGTAACCTTGTGCTTCATTTATCTTTCTGTGGCCTCGTTCAGGCCTCGTTCAGACAGCCACTTATGTCGTCCTGATTGGCAACAGAGAGTGGATGAGGAGGAATTGCCTGCAGATCAGACCTGATGTAGATGAGGCCATGACGGAGCATGAGCGCAGAGGACGCACTGCTGTTCTAGTAGCTATAGACAGTAAGTTGTGCCATACTTTCTGACCACATGCTTACACTACGCTCTTCTCTAGAACATATGTAGAGAAAATAGTTGTATTCTTGTCGTTAAACATGTCTGTTTGTGCATAGACCTGCTGTGTGCGATGATCGCCATAGCTGACACAGTGAAACCAGAGGCTGAGCTGGCAGTACACACTCTGACCAACATGGGTCTGGAAGTTGTGCTGATGACCGGAGACAACAGCAAGACAGCACGAGCCATTGCTGCTCAGGTATGAGGAGAGTGTGGGTGTGGAGCTGGGTGACACTGACGAGATCAGtgatttgtatgtttttgtagcTGGATGTTGACAGTATGACAGTTTTCTGAGAGTGATAATCATTTTATACCAACCTTAACACAtgctttaaacagaggtggatGATGTGGTtcctgaaaagaaaatattagtAATGTTAATATAGAAGTCTTTGAAACTaagagaaaacatcatttaCATAAGATCACAATTTTATGCACCAAATTCCatatagcttcatattttttgtaaagCAAATGTATTAATGCTGaaaaatatcatatatatattgCCCAGTTATACCATTCAGGTGTATTAAGCTGGAAAGAGAAATccatcatgtttttgtgtgtctctgagtcTGTCGGTCTCTGGCTCTCTGCCTCCAGGTGGGTATCAGGAAGGTGTTTGCTGAGGTGCTTCCCTCCCACAAGGTGGCCAAGGtagagcagctgcagcaggcaggcaAGAGAGTTGCCATGGTGGGTGACGGTGTTAACGACTCACCCGCTCTGGCCATGGCTGACGTGGGCATCGCCATAGGAACGGGCACAGATGTGGCCATAGAGGCAGCAGATGTGGTGCTGATCAGGGTGAGAATCTGAATTTGGAATTAAACTGTTGCCTTATTATCTCAGATGTGTGAACCTTTGTGCAGGAGGGATATtacttaaaatgtaatttcaataccttttaactttattaacaaaaacaaacgtTCTGAtattacagttttcattttactttgtttttgtcttgtctgcAGAATGACCTCCTGGATGTGGTGGGCAGTATTGACCTCTCTAAGAAGACTGTCAAGAGGATCAGGATCAATTTCATATTTGCTCTTATCTACAACTTGGTTGGCATTCCTATTGCTGCTGGTAGGTGACTGCAGAAGATTACAAGATTTATTTAAAAGATATTATCACACACTGGCAGCAATCATTCAAATAATTGTGACCACAGCAGTAATATGAGTGTTGTCTGTTCACAGGTGTATTCCTTCCCATTGGTTTGGTGTTACAGCCGTGGATGGGCTCTGCT belongs to Lates calcarifer isolate ASB-BC8 linkage group LG8, TLL_Latcal_v3, whole genome shotgun sequence and includes:
- the atp7a gene encoding copper-transporting ATPase 1, translated to MTQKVSLCSVSLGVEGMTCGSCVQSIEQRIGSLPGVIHIKVSLEQKNATVIFDPSQQSPQSLSEAIEDMGFESSLSESITATPVSTDTQLISTSGLTPAAQEEALEKLSQIQGVLDIRESPVQMGFTVTFVPSLTSALQLSELLASVTPLEVPTPSSPVKKVPTLSPSHSKGGGAALLKLCIEGMTCHSCTTTIEGKIGKLKGIEKIKVVLDSQEATIVYLPYLITVPTIIDQIAVAGFKAYIKSKPRPLQLSPGEVERFVDSQKPTVSSPSETSEETEIFIDTTLVALRVKGMHCNSCVVNIQDNISMLPGVSSVEVSLEKEKVSICYDPLKITVPQLQQAIEALPPGNFKTQPWDSSGLLSPASTSLTPALSSPWPAGATQAKPAASQPCFTQPLASVVNIHIEGMTCNSCVQSIEDMISQRKGVVSAQVSLADHQGIFEYDPLLTTPEELRAAIEDMGFDSFLPETNSLLPAPDPRLSKSSSLVPVKDKELDSDLYKETHQGRNRDKHAKCYIQIGGMTCASCVANIERNLKNEPGIYSVLVALMASKAEVRYNPEVIDPVKIAECVKELGFAASVMENYEGSDGNLELVVRGMTCASCVHKIESSLMREKGIIYASVALATNKAHVKYDSEIIGPRDIIKLIENLGFEASLVKRDRTASHLDHSKEIQQWRKSFLVSLIFCVPVMGMMMYMIIMDHQMNASHQHNATAEDRNHYHSTMFLERQLLPGLSIMNLLSFLFCVPVQFIGGRYFYIQAYKAVKHRSANMDVLIVLATSIAFTYSLVVLIVAMVEKAKVNPITFFDTPPMLFVFISLGRWLEQIAKSKTSEALSKLMSLQATEATVVTLGSDNSILSEEQVDVELVQRGDVVKVVPGGKFPVDGRVIEGHSMADESLITGEAMPVTKKPGSSVIAGSINQNGSLLVSATHVGMDTTLSQIVKLVEEAQTSKAPIQQYADKISGYFVPFIVGISVVTLLAWIIIGFLDFSLVEKYFPGYDKSISRAEAVIRFAFQASITVLCIACPCSLGLATPTAVMVGTGVGAQNGILIKGGEPLEMAHKVQSVVFDKTGTITYGAPKVIQVKIVVEGNKMPRSRLLAIVGTAENNSEHPLGAAITKYCKQELGTESLGACTDFQAVPGCGIRCLVSNTESLLKQADSDSEDNNQRNSVLVQISDTRITTSSHPLIMDPQPLSLVQTATYVVLIGNREWMRRNCLQIRPDVDEAMTEHERRGRTAVLVAIDNLLCAMIAIADTVKPEAELAVHTLTNMGLEVVLMTGDNSKTARAIAAQVGIRKVFAEVLPSHKVAKVEQLQQAGKRVAMVGDGVNDSPALAMADVGIAIGTGTDVAIEAADVVLIRNDLLDVVGSIDLSKKTVKRIRINFIFALIYNLVGIPIAAGVFLPIGLVLQPWMGSAAMALSSVSVVLSSLLLKCYTKPTAEKLEARLGNNRRQGSLSDVSIHIGMGEMRRPSPKLSLLDRIVNYSRASINSLRSDKHSLNSLVLSEPDKHSLLVGEALCEEEFC